In Oryza sativa Japonica Group chromosome 1, ASM3414082v1, the genomic stretch GAGATGCACGATAAGGACGCAGTCACATACAACGCCATGATGATGGGCTGCTCCAAGGAGGGACTGCACACCCAGGCGCTCCAACTATTTGCTGCTATGCGCCGCGCTGGTATTCCCGCCACCCACTTCACCTTCTCCAGTATTCTCACAGTCGCAGCAGGTATGGCTCATCTCCTCCTTGGGCATCAGGTTCACGCTCTCGTGCTCAGATCCACCTCAGTGCTCAACGTGTTTGTCAACAACTCATTGCTCGATTTCTACTCCAAATGCGATTGCCTTGATGACATGAGGAGACTGTTTGATGAGATGCCAGAGCGGGACAATGTCTCCTATAATGTGATTATTGCAGCCTATGCTTGGAACCAGTGCGCTGCCACGGTGCTGCGGCTGTTCAGGGAGATGCAGAAGCTGGGTTTCGACAGGCAGGTGTTGCCTTATGCTACTATGCTAAGCGTAGCTGGGTCTCTGCCTGACGTGCACATCGGGAAGCAAATACATGCTCAGCTGGTCCTTCTGGGCCTTGCTTCTGAGGATCTTTTGGGCAATGCGCTGATTGACATGTACTCAAAATGCGGCATGCTCGATGCTGCAAAGAGTAACTTTTCTAACAGAAGTGAAAAATCTGCCATTTCATGGACTGCTTTGATCACTGGGTATGTGCAGAATGGACAGCATGAAGAAGCTCTGCAATTGTTCTCTGACATGAGAAGAGCTGGTCTAAGGCCTGACAGGGCAACGTTTTCAAGCATCATCAAGGCTTCCTCAAGCCTCGCAATGATTGGGCTAGGAAGGCAATTGCACTCGTACCTCATTAGGTCAGGCTATAAGTCCAGTGTATTCTCCGGGAGTGTCCTTGTTGACATGTACGCTAAGTGTGGCTGTTTGGACGAGGCACTTCGGACATTTGATGAGATGCCTGAGAGGAATTCCATCTCGTGGAATGCTGTTATTTCAGCCTACGCTCACTATGGAGAGGCAAAGAATGCCATCAAGATGTTTGAAGGCATGCTTCATTGTGGTTTTAATCCAGATTCAGTCACCTTCTTGAGTGTTCTAGCAGCATGCAGTCACAATGGTCTTGCAGATGAATGCATGAAGTACTTTCACTTGATGAAACACCAATATAGTATATCACCCTGGAAGGAACACTATGCTTGTGTTATAGATACATTGGGTCGGGTAGGCTGTTTTTCTCAAGTTCAGAAAATGTTGGTTGAGATGCCATTCAAGGCTGATCCAATAATATGGACCTCCATTCTTCACTCGTGTCGAATTCATGGAAACCAGGAATTAGCTAGAGTGGCAGCTGATAAACTGTTCGGTATGGAACCCACAGATGCAACACCCTATGTTATATTGTCCAACATATATGCCAGAGCTGGTCAGTGGGAAGATGCTGCATGCGTGAAGAAGATTATGAGAGACAGAGGGGTTAGGAAAGAGTCGGGTTACAGTTGGGTTGAAATCAAGCAAAAGATATACAGCTTTGCTTCAAATGATCTAACCAGCCCAATGATAGATGAGATTAAAGACGAGCTAGACAGATTATACAAAGAGATGGATAAACAAGGCTATAAGCCCGACATAACCTGTGCCTTGCATATGGTGGATCATGAGTTAAAGCTGGAGTCGTTAAAATACCACAGTGAGAGATTGGCCATTGCATTTGCTCTGATGAACA encodes the following:
- the LOC107277360 gene encoding putative pentatricopeptide repeat-containing protein At2g01510, whose protein sequence is MHPSKTTATVVANVAAAALPLPLPRAATPLDARMVKTGFDVLTYRLNLGLRSLLSSGHLHRARAMFDQMPHKNIFSLNLILSAYSSSGDLPAAQHLFLSSPHRNATTWTIMMRAHAAAGRTSDALSLFRAMLGEGVIPDRVTVTTVLNLPGCTVPSLHPFAIKFGLDTHVFVCNTLLDAYCKHGLLAAARRVFLEMHDKDAVTYNAMMMGCSKEGLHTQALQLFAAMRRAGIPATHFTFSSILTVAAGMAHLLLGHQVHALVLRSTSVLNVFVNNSLLDFYSKCDCLDDMRRLFDEMPERDNVSYNVIIAAYAWNQCAATVLRLFREMQKLGFDRQVLPYATMLSVAGSLPDVHIGKQIHAQLVLLGLASEDLLGNALIDMYSKCGMLDAAKSNFSNRSEKSAISWTALITGYVQNGQHEEALQLFSDMRRAGLRPDRATFSSIIKASSSLAMIGLGRQLHSYLIRSGYKSSVFSGSVLVDMYAKCGCLDEALRTFDEMPERNSISWNAVISAYAHYGEAKNAIKMFEGMLHCGFNPDSVTFLSVLAACSHNGLADECMKYFHLMKHQYSISPWKEHYACVIDTLGRVGCFSQVQKMLVEMPFKADPIIWTSILHSCRIHGNQELARVAADKLFGMEPTDATPYVILSNIYARAGQWEDAACVKKIMRDRGVRKESGYSWVEIKQKIYSFASNDLTSPMIDEIKDELDRLYKEMDKQGYKPDITCALHMVDHELKLESLKYHSERLAIAFALMNTPAGTPIRIMKNLTACLDCHAVIKMISKIVNRDIIVRDSRRFHHFKDGVCSCGDYW